A section of the Myxococcus xanthus genome encodes:
- the tgl gene encoding social motility TPR repeat lipoprotein Tgl codes for MFRLSTASCSLALLLVSSGCSHTPTEKEKRSAEIHYDLALQAQQAGELQDALRELQVSLKNDPDYPDANNAMGILLHLAFRRPDEAVKHYTKALEVRPDFSEARTNLANVHLDQGRYDDAIKLYELVLNDMLYPTPFIAQGNLGWAYYKKGEPDRAVESIKAAVTTNPNFCLGYKNLGLIYDETGRTSEACRQFTHYRENCPDVAEAYMREGVCQAKLGQVDAAKAAFATCETKAKAGEQVLKDDCRRLLEKL; via the coding sequence ATGTTCCGCCTTTCCACCGCGTCCTGTTCGCTCGCGCTGCTGCTGGTGTCCTCCGGTTGCTCCCACACGCCCACGGAGAAGGAGAAGCGGAGCGCCGAGATTCACTACGACCTGGCGTTGCAGGCCCAGCAGGCCGGCGAGCTCCAGGATGCGCTGCGCGAGCTGCAGGTGTCGCTGAAGAACGACCCGGACTACCCCGACGCGAACAACGCCATGGGCATCCTGCTGCACCTGGCGTTTCGCCGTCCCGACGAGGCCGTCAAGCACTACACCAAGGCACTGGAGGTTCGCCCCGACTTCTCCGAGGCGCGCACCAACCTCGCCAACGTGCACCTGGACCAGGGCCGCTACGACGACGCCATCAAGCTCTATGAGCTGGTCCTCAATGACATGCTCTACCCGACGCCCTTCATCGCCCAGGGAAACCTGGGGTGGGCGTACTACAAGAAGGGCGAGCCGGACCGCGCGGTGGAGAGCATCAAGGCCGCGGTGACGACCAACCCCAACTTCTGTTTGGGCTACAAGAACCTGGGGCTCATCTACGACGAGACGGGGCGCACCTCCGAGGCGTGCCGCCAGTTCACGCACTACCGCGAGAATTGCCCGGACGTGGCGGAAGCGTACATGCGTGAGGGCGTCTGCCAGGCGAAGCTGGGGCAGGTCGATGCGGCGAAGGCAGCCTTCGCCACCTGTGAGACCAAGGCGAAAGCTGGTGAACAGGTGCTGAAGGATGACTGCCGGAGGCTGCTGGAAAAGCTCTAG
- a CDS encoding helix-turn-helix domain-containing protein translates to MDHVDFGKYLSQQRELRGLSRDDVARETKIPPTLITALEAGQVERLPSRIFVVNYIRAYAQVIGMSPEEAVLRYEEVDKSVPAPSPVQLEQERRKRAYVGLSVLLAALLLGVYLFLVLSGKLPNPLAR, encoded by the coding sequence GTGGACCACGTCGATTTCGGCAAATACCTGAGCCAGCAGCGAGAGCTCCGAGGGCTCTCGCGTGACGACGTCGCGCGGGAGACCAAGATTCCTCCCACGCTCATCACCGCGCTCGAGGCCGGTCAGGTGGAACGGCTGCCCTCGCGCATCTTCGTGGTGAACTACATCCGCGCGTACGCGCAGGTCATCGGCATGTCTCCGGAAGAGGCCGTGCTGCGCTACGAGGAGGTGGACAAGTCCGTCCCGGCGCCATCTCCCGTGCAGTTGGAGCAGGAGCGGCGCAAGCGGGCCTACGTGGGGCTGTCCGTGCTGCTGGCGGCCCTGCTCCTGGGCGTGTACCTGTTCCTGGTGCTGAGCGGAAAGCTTCCCAATCCGCTCGCGCGTTGA
- the recO gene encoding DNA repair protein RecO translates to MERYDDDALVLSSVDYGESDRLVTLLTREHGKLTAFAAGARKSKRRFAGALEPFMRLRVHIVETRGSTVRLDGTDIVAGFYAAREDLSLIARALYAVELCRELTRDHEPQPELFALLESYLTRLDAKEAGPTSLLAFELSALAHAGLMPRFDSCSLCGGAPGERPRFDQAHGGAVCEPCGVRARESVAVPVALLSGLRALQEGARTPLPPELRARARGLLNVFIAHHLGRRLKSVDFMAQVGLD, encoded by the coding sequence ATGGAGCGATACGACGACGACGCGCTCGTGCTGTCCTCGGTGGACTATGGCGAGTCCGACCGGCTCGTCACCTTGCTGACGCGCGAGCATGGGAAGCTGACGGCCTTCGCCGCGGGCGCACGCAAGAGCAAGCGGCGCTTCGCCGGCGCGCTGGAGCCGTTCATGCGGCTTCGCGTGCACATCGTGGAGACGCGCGGCAGCACGGTGCGGCTGGACGGCACAGACATCGTCGCGGGCTTCTATGCGGCGCGCGAGGACCTGTCCCTGATTGCCCGGGCCTTGTACGCGGTGGAGCTGTGCCGCGAGCTGACGCGGGACCATGAGCCGCAGCCGGAGCTGTTTGCCCTGCTGGAGTCGTACCTGACGCGACTGGATGCGAAGGAGGCCGGGCCCACGTCGCTCTTGGCTTTCGAGCTGTCCGCGCTGGCGCACGCGGGGTTGATGCCTCGGTTTGATTCGTGCTCGCTGTGTGGCGGCGCTCCGGGCGAGCGGCCTCGTTTCGACCAGGCCCATGGCGGCGCGGTGTGTGAGCCGTGTGGAGTCCGTGCTCGCGAGTCCGTGGCGGTGCCGGTGGCGCTGCTGTCGGGCCTGCGCGCGCTCCAGGAAGGGGCGCGCACGCCGCTCCCGCCGGAGCTGCGCGCGCGTGCTCGCGGCCTGCTCAACGTCTTCATTGCCCATCACCTGGGTCGCCGCCTCAAGAGCGTGGACTTCATGGCCCAGGTGGGCCTGGATTGA
- a CDS encoding carbohydrate kinase family protein yields MTKFGSEGLMPPLDVVCFGETLVDFLPAAPGHRVRDVPAWHPCPGGSPANVAVGLARLGLRPAMLGVVGADEFGHFLRERLAAEGVDVSHLRQTAEARTGLVFISLDGKGERSFTFFRTRSAEFLLGQADVDAAFLSGAKAVHCGSNSLQWPEAQEAAVRMLGLARDAGLIVSCDPNLRLHAWEDTSLLKGLLARMLPLCTVVKLSEEEIGFVTGTEVPHEALTRLAAMGVPLPVVTLGERGALLQWKGECIHVAAPQARVVDTTGAGDGFVAGLLQGLVRWYGGAGGLRDATGEELVTLATFACEVGARVVEKLGAVDGLPRAEVLAHVMPSRPDSSRA; encoded by the coding sequence TTGACGAAGTTCGGAAGCGAGGGGCTCATGCCGCCGCTGGATGTCGTGTGCTTTGGCGAGACGTTGGTGGACTTCCTCCCGGCGGCTCCAGGGCACCGCGTGCGCGACGTGCCCGCGTGGCATCCGTGCCCTGGTGGCTCGCCGGCGAATGTCGCGGTGGGGCTGGCCCGGTTGGGGCTGCGTCCAGCCATGCTGGGCGTGGTGGGCGCGGATGAGTTCGGGCACTTCCTTCGCGAGCGATTGGCGGCGGAAGGCGTGGACGTGAGTCACCTGCGCCAGACGGCGGAGGCTCGCACCGGGCTGGTGTTCATCTCCCTGGATGGGAAGGGCGAGCGCAGCTTCACCTTCTTCCGGACACGCTCCGCTGAGTTCCTGCTGGGACAGGCGGATGTCGACGCGGCGTTCCTGTCGGGGGCGAAGGCAGTGCACTGTGGTTCCAACTCGCTCCAGTGGCCGGAGGCGCAGGAGGCCGCGGTGCGGATGCTGGGGCTGGCGCGCGACGCGGGCCTCATCGTGAGTTGTGACCCCAACTTGCGGCTGCACGCGTGGGAGGACACGTCTCTCCTGAAGGGCCTGCTGGCGCGGATGCTGCCGCTGTGCACCGTGGTGAAGCTCTCCGAGGAGGAGATTGGCTTCGTCACGGGGACGGAGGTGCCCCACGAAGCGCTGACGCGACTGGCCGCGATGGGCGTGCCGCTGCCCGTGGTGACGCTGGGCGAGCGTGGCGCGCTGCTGCAGTGGAAGGGGGAGTGCATCCACGTCGCGGCGCCGCAGGCGCGCGTCGTCGACACCACCGGTGCTGGCGATGGTTTCGTCGCGGGCCTGCTTCAGGGGCTGGTGCGCTGGTACGGCGGCGCTGGGGGGCTGCGTGATGCAACCGGTGAGGAGTTGGTGACGCTGGCCACGTTCGCGTGTGAGGTCGGGGCCCGTGTCGTGGAGAAGCTCGGTGCGGTGGATGGGCTTCCCCGGGCGGAAGTGCTGGCTCACGTCATGCCGTCGCGTCCGGACAGCTCTCGCGCATAG
- a CDS encoding GyrI-like domain-containing protein, producing MNVSIVSRDEIKLVGIKVVGRRSELSHRVPLAWLEHLSRLDELPGVVDRDVFHGCVPGSDHEQPGDDPVYQYWATTEVRVLDGVPEGLKALTIPARDYAMTPVQGTADAINAAYGRLANWLQSEGRRSAPAAYVLERYGQRRQPVTPPYERFDYELLTPLAP from the coding sequence ATGAACGTTTCCATCGTCTCCCGAGATGAAATCAAGCTGGTGGGCATCAAGGTGGTCGGCCGGCGCAGCGAACTGAGCCACCGCGTCCCGCTGGCGTGGCTGGAGCACCTCTCTCGTCTGGACGAACTGCCCGGAGTGGTCGACCGCGACGTGTTCCATGGCTGCGTGCCGGGCAGCGACCACGAGCAACCGGGCGATGACCCCGTCTACCAGTACTGGGCCACCACCGAGGTCCGAGTCCTCGACGGGGTCCCAGAAGGCCTGAAGGCCCTCACGATTCCCGCGCGCGACTACGCCATGACACCGGTGCAGGGCACGGCGGACGCCATCAACGCGGCCTACGGCCGGCTGGCGAATTGGCTTCAGTCGGAAGGCAGGCGCTCAGCCCCTGCCGCCTACGTGCTGGAGCGATACGGCCAGCGTCGACAGCCTGTGACCCCGCCGTACGAGCGCTTCGATTACGAACTGCTCACGCCCCTGGCGCCCTGA
- a CDS encoding OPT family oligopeptide transporter: MSQPVPQAASEEVTPAQAPLTLLRIPGDSPEALDTFWLREVFQGDRVPQLTLRAVLLGSGIGAITCATNLYAGLKMAVAFPVAITAALLAHTAHGAMRRVAPGVAGAPLSPLETCSAQAVASSAGYATGGALVSVQGAWLLTTGSHPPAWALLAWTFLLSALGVLFAVPLKRKLVDHEQLPFATGTAAAATIRALHTTGASSRPRLSMLGLGGGIAALVTLVRDGLGRLPYVFPFPGTLSGMSLERLGFGFEMSLLPLGAGALLGLRLTASWFLGALLIHGVVAPRVFASGLLLPDGDFLAWSLWPGTAALTTASLLHFALEGRVLGRALKGLFKRPSVAPHPVDALQVPGRWLLAGLVVLTPATLAVAKVGFGVPLPHAALAVALSFVLCLIACRVTGETDVTPVGPLGQVTQMTYGVLLPRNVEANLATAGITVNAASSAADLLSDAKTGHLLGAHPRRVFLAQLVGCAVGAAAVVPLFFLLVPDRSALGGERFPAPAATVTASIAQVLASGFSGLEPGTRAALGWAALAAAVLTLTERLLPERVRHWVPSPLGMGLACLLPASTALGFFLGGVAAALARRANPGVQEGRVVTLAAGLIAGEGLMGVVIVLSQALW; the protein is encoded by the coding sequence ATGTCTCAGCCCGTCCCCCAAGCTGCCTCCGAGGAAGTGACACCGGCGCAGGCACCGCTGACGCTGCTGCGAATCCCAGGGGATTCCCCCGAGGCCCTGGACACCTTCTGGCTGCGCGAGGTCTTTCAGGGGGACCGGGTGCCACAGCTCACCCTGCGGGCGGTGCTGCTCGGAAGTGGCATTGGTGCCATCACCTGCGCGACCAACCTCTACGCGGGCCTGAAGATGGCCGTGGCCTTTCCCGTGGCCATCACCGCCGCGTTGCTCGCGCACACGGCACACGGAGCGATGCGGCGCGTGGCGCCGGGCGTCGCGGGTGCTCCGCTTTCGCCGCTGGAGACGTGCTCTGCGCAGGCCGTGGCTTCGTCCGCGGGCTATGCGACGGGCGGCGCCCTGGTATCCGTTCAGGGCGCGTGGTTGCTCACGACGGGCAGTCATCCCCCCGCGTGGGCGTTGCTCGCGTGGACCTTCCTCCTGTCCGCGCTGGGCGTGCTCTTCGCGGTGCCCCTCAAGCGCAAGCTGGTGGACCATGAGCAGCTTCCGTTCGCCACGGGCACGGCCGCGGCGGCGACCATCCGTGCTCTTCACACCACGGGCGCGTCGTCCCGTCCGCGGCTGTCGATGCTGGGCCTGGGCGGAGGTATCGCCGCGCTCGTCACCCTGGTGCGGGATGGGCTGGGCCGCCTTCCCTACGTGTTTCCTTTCCCCGGAACGCTGAGCGGGATGTCGCTGGAGCGCCTGGGCTTTGGCTTCGAGATGAGTCTGCTTCCGCTGGGCGCGGGCGCGCTGCTGGGACTGCGGCTCACGGCGTCCTGGTTCCTGGGCGCGCTGCTCATTCACGGAGTCGTGGCACCGCGCGTGTTCGCTTCGGGGCTGCTGCTTCCAGATGGAGACTTCCTCGCCTGGAGTCTCTGGCCCGGAACGGCGGCGCTCACCACCGCGTCGTTGTTGCACTTCGCGCTGGAGGGCCGCGTCCTGGGGCGCGCATTGAAGGGACTCTTCAAACGTCCCTCCGTGGCGCCCCATCCGGTGGACGCACTTCAGGTGCCGGGACGCTGGCTGTTGGCGGGCCTGGTCGTGTTGACGCCCGCCACGCTCGCCGTGGCCAAGGTGGGCTTTGGCGTTCCGCTGCCACACGCCGCGCTCGCGGTGGCGTTGTCATTCGTGCTGTGTCTCATCGCCTGCCGCGTCACGGGGGAGACGGATGTCACGCCCGTGGGCCCGCTGGGGCAGGTGACGCAGATGACCTATGGCGTGCTGCTGCCGCGCAACGTGGAGGCGAACCTCGCCACCGCGGGCATCACCGTCAACGCGGCGTCGTCCGCGGCGGACCTCCTCAGTGACGCGAAGACGGGACACCTGTTGGGGGCCCATCCCCGCCGCGTGTTCCTGGCGCAGCTCGTGGGTTGCGCGGTGGGGGCCGCCGCGGTGGTGCCGCTGTTCTTCCTGTTGGTGCCGGACCGTTCGGCGCTGGGGGGCGAGCGCTTCCCCGCACCCGCCGCCACGGTCACCGCCAGCATCGCCCAGGTGCTGGCTTCGGGCTTCTCGGGGTTGGAGCCGGGCACGCGCGCGGCGCTCGGTTGGGCCGCGCTCGCCGCCGCTGTCCTCACGCTGACGGAGCGACTGCTTCCCGAACGGGTGCGACACTGGGTGCCCTCGCCTCTGGGCATGGGCCTGGCCTGTCTGTTGCCGGCGTCCACGGCGCTGGGGTTCTTCCTGGGCGGGGTGGCGGCGGCCTTGGCCCGCAGGGCGAATCCAGGGGTGCAGGAGGGGCGGGTGGTGACGCTGGCCGCCGGCCTCATTGCAGGCGAAGGGTTGATGGGGGTTGTCATCGTCCTGAGCCAGGCGCTCTGGTAA
- a CDS encoding serine/threonine-protein kinase — MRCPVCHRRLALGAVCPVHGQRASSPGPDAEPFPLPDVPGLSPAALLGSGGFSHVFTAYREEDGREVALKVGRPPHRDRFVREAAALRRIGAPTTPTLHHSGVVRGRPFLVMERLHGQTLAAWMEALPGSGAASVPRVRELLRGLCAALERVHAAGVAHRDLKPENIFLREGGALSLLDLGLARFLDAPEDGESPEPEGLTLVGQRLGTPYYMAPEQCLDAREAGAAADVYALGVLLYELLTGAPPFIGGAEEIRHGHVSLRPARVSERAPVPTALDAVLSRCLAKAPSERFSRASDVLAAFDAACTQSLSMAPPEGAPAAVPTSSGPGAGERWVALLGVRADIPVDVLRLTFEPQGGTLARVHARGYLVAFSESLSAEANLRAGALVARKLMEEGKAATVLHLSRLHVLPGATTTRVAGPALESAGDWWPEDLSLGEARVTASAAARLGPGAMEHSPDGARLRLHDGGAATSSADAPPLSGRDAVLAALEAEASRCIEEGVPGLCVLTGDVGHGTSRVLEALSTRLEAAGRCLVVRLRASAPDAASSESLLDALRATAEPARVVQAPTLPLADARHAAARCLAEGLQRQAQAAPRVLLVDDAHLADPTSLDALEVATLAGVRAPLWVCVAARPALLGLRPHLGERSARVARIALPPLTPEASRSLLLHLLRPAEHVPEPVLARLEQLAQGVPLSLVELAGALRAAGALRASPGGGWYIAPDALLDVSVTPLFERLAARALAGLPAAHRVLARLCAVLGTEVEVSRVDAALRHLEPSDEMARVTSLDAGAGLQRLARSGLLRPTAPGHFAFRHPLLREALEALLPAPSRRVLHAAALRATPRDGMAERRRWAHHAAACGAHAEAITAFLSLAESARRAHLSVEAEQHYTRALALLPEGDVERRALALSGRGRVRHRLQRFREGLADLGAARALAVARGDEAQQVELLLEEATARDWMEDVEGSSACTREALERIERLDDPRLALRCSLARGRLHVRLGEWGAAVRVLTGVVEGAERVHDHETLVVSLALLGSALTFLDRTDEAATRFDMALLRCEQAGDALHRAATLINRVLLWLRLGNVARMEEDLRRAMVLGRELGHAQVERWSTFNLAEVLYMQGRLEEALPLARRVHELGVRFFREHPVPVDALLLARMAAALGDLEEATRQLRWIDAHCPPESLPPTAVMRRLVELQVQDARGGGSAREAWLALADDADTLASADEKAEILLQAARGALQAGRTDEARTWVVRAERAVEEGAPLWRARLESLRVALFDV, encoded by the coding sequence ATGCGCTGTCCGGTCTGCCACCGCCGTCTCGCCCTCGGCGCGGTGTGTCCTGTGCATGGCCAGCGCGCTTCGTCGCCTGGCCCTGACGCCGAGCCCTTTCCGCTCCCGGACGTGCCAGGTTTGAGCCCCGCGGCCTTGCTGGGCTCGGGCGGCTTCTCACACGTCTTCACCGCCTACCGCGAGGAGGATGGCCGTGAGGTTGCGCTCAAGGTGGGACGGCCGCCTCACCGTGACCGCTTCGTCCGGGAGGCCGCCGCGCTTCGCCGCATCGGCGCGCCGACGACGCCCACGCTTCACCACTCGGGGGTTGTCCGAGGGCGGCCGTTCCTCGTCATGGAGCGGCTGCATGGCCAGACGCTCGCAGCGTGGATGGAGGCGTTGCCGGGCTCGGGCGCGGCGTCCGTGCCCCGCGTGCGCGAATTGCTCAGGGGTCTCTGCGCCGCCTTGGAGCGCGTCCATGCCGCGGGCGTGGCCCATCGCGACCTCAAGCCGGAGAACATCTTCCTGCGTGAGGGTGGGGCGCTCAGCCTGCTGGACCTCGGGCTCGCGCGCTTCCTGGACGCACCTGAAGACGGAGAGAGCCCGGAGCCCGAGGGCTTGACGCTCGTGGGGCAGCGGCTGGGCACGCCGTATTACATGGCACCTGAGCAGTGCCTGGACGCGCGCGAGGCCGGCGCCGCCGCGGATGTCTACGCGCTGGGCGTTCTCCTGTACGAGTTGCTCACTGGCGCGCCGCCGTTCATCGGCGGCGCCGAGGAGATTCGCCACGGGCACGTCAGCCTTCGCCCCGCCCGGGTGTCGGAGCGCGCACCCGTGCCGACGGCGCTCGACGCGGTGCTGTCGCGGTGTCTGGCGAAGGCGCCCTCCGAACGTTTCTCGCGGGCTTCGGATGTGCTCGCCGCTTTCGATGCCGCGTGTACCCAGTCCCTGTCCATGGCTCCGCCAGAGGGCGCGCCCGCCGCGGTGCCCACGTCGTCCGGGCCTGGGGCCGGCGAGCGCTGGGTCGCGTTGCTGGGCGTCCGCGCGGACATTCCGGTCGATGTGCTTCGGCTGACCTTCGAGCCTCAGGGCGGCACGCTCGCGCGCGTCCACGCACGGGGCTATCTGGTCGCGTTCTCCGAGTCCCTGTCCGCCGAGGCCAACCTTCGCGCAGGCGCACTGGTGGCGCGCAAGCTGATGGAGGAGGGCAAGGCCGCCACCGTCCTACACCTGTCGCGGCTGCACGTTCTTCCGGGCGCCACGACCACGCGGGTCGCAGGGCCTGCCTTGGAATCCGCAGGAGACTGGTGGCCGGAAGACCTCTCCCTGGGAGAAGCGCGCGTCACTGCCTCCGCCGCGGCCAGGTTGGGGCCGGGCGCCATGGAGCACTCGCCCGATGGCGCACGCCTGCGATTGCACGACGGGGGCGCGGCCACGTCCTCCGCGGATGCACCGCCCCTGTCGGGCCGCGATGCCGTCCTGGCGGCGCTGGAGGCCGAGGCGTCACGCTGCATCGAGGAGGGTGTCCCAGGGCTGTGCGTCCTCACGGGGGACGTGGGGCACGGCACGTCCCGCGTCCTGGAGGCACTGTCCACCCGGCTGGAGGCCGCGGGGCGGTGTCTTGTGGTGCGGCTCCGCGCGTCCGCTCCGGACGCCGCGTCCTCGGAGTCGCTGCTGGACGCGCTGCGAGCCACCGCCGAGCCGGCCCGTGTTGTCCAGGCCCCAACGCTTCCACTCGCGGATGCGCGACACGCAGCCGCGCGCTGCCTCGCAGAGGGACTCCAGCGGCAGGCCCAGGCGGCCCCTCGAGTGTTGCTCGTCGACGACGCGCACCTGGCGGACCCCACCAGCCTGGATGCACTGGAGGTCGCCACCTTGGCGGGTGTGCGTGCGCCACTTTGGGTCTGTGTCGCCGCGAGGCCCGCGTTGCTCGGGTTGAGACCGCACCTGGGCGAGCGCAGCGCCCGCGTCGCGCGAATCGCACTGCCGCCGTTGACGCCCGAGGCGAGCCGTTCCCTGTTGCTGCATCTGCTGCGCCCCGCCGAGCACGTCCCCGAGCCGGTGCTCGCGCGGTTGGAACAGCTGGCGCAGGGCGTCCCCTTGTCGTTGGTGGAACTCGCGGGTGCGCTGCGGGCCGCGGGGGCCCTGCGGGCGTCTCCAGGAGGCGGGTGGTACATCGCGCCGGACGCGTTGCTGGACGTCTCCGTGACGCCGCTCTTCGAACGACTCGCCGCGCGGGCGTTGGCCGGGCTCCCCGCGGCACACCGAGTCCTGGCGCGGCTTTGCGCGGTGCTGGGCACGGAAGTGGAGGTGTCCCGCGTGGATGCCGCCCTGCGACACCTGGAGCCGAGCGATGAGATGGCGCGCGTGACGTCGCTCGACGCGGGGGCTGGACTCCAGCGGCTGGCGCGCTCGGGGCTGTTGCGGCCCACGGCTCCGGGCCACTTCGCCTTCCGTCACCCCTTGCTGCGCGAGGCGCTGGAGGCGTTGCTGCCGGCGCCCTCACGGCGCGTCCTCCACGCCGCGGCGCTGCGTGCCACGCCCCGGGACGGGATGGCCGAGCGCCGTCGCTGGGCCCACCATGCCGCGGCCTGTGGTGCTCATGCGGAGGCCATCACCGCGTTCCTCTCGCTCGCGGAGTCCGCGCGCCGTGCGCACCTGTCCGTCGAGGCGGAGCAGCACTACACGCGCGCGCTCGCGTTGTTGCCGGAGGGAGACGTGGAGCGCCGTGCCCTGGCGTTGTCGGGGCGTGGGCGCGTCCGTCACCGGCTTCAGCGCTTCCGGGAGGGGCTGGCGGACCTGGGCGCGGCGCGGGCACTGGCCGTGGCCCGCGGTGACGAGGCCCAGCAGGTGGAGTTACTGCTGGAGGAAGCCACCGCCCGCGACTGGATGGAGGACGTGGAGGGCTCGTCGGCCTGTACACGTGAGGCTCTGGAACGCATCGAGCGGCTGGATGATCCTCGCCTGGCCCTGCGCTGCTCGCTGGCCCGAGGCCGGCTCCACGTCCGGCTGGGGGAGTGGGGCGCCGCCGTGCGCGTTCTTACCGGGGTGGTGGAAGGCGCGGAGCGGGTGCATGACCACGAGACGCTCGTGGTGTCGCTGGCGCTGCTGGGCTCGGCGCTCACGTTCCTGGACCGGACCGACGAAGCCGCGACCCGCTTCGACATGGCACTGCTGCGCTGTGAGCAGGCCGGGGACGCGCTGCACCGGGCCGCTACGCTCATCAACCGTGTGCTGCTGTGGTTGCGCCTGGGGAATGTGGCTCGGATGGAAGAGGACCTGCGCCGCGCGATGGTGCTGGGCCGGGAGCTGGGCCATGCGCAAGTGGAGCGCTGGTCCACCTTCAACCTCGCCGAGGTGCTCTACATGCAAGGCCGACTGGAGGAGGCGCTGCCGCTGGCCCGGCGTGTTCACGAACTGGGCGTGCGTTTCTTCCGTGAGCACCCTGTCCCGGTGGATGCGTTGCTGCTCGCGCGCATGGCCGCCGCGCTGGGCGACCTGGAGGAGGCGACGCGGCAGCTCCGGTGGATTGACGCCCACTGTCCGCCCGAATCGCTGCCGCCCACCGCCGTCATGCGGAGGCTGGTGGAGCTACAGGTCCAGGACGCACGGGGCGGCGGCTCGGCGCGGGAGGCGTGGCTGGCCCTGGCGGACGACGCGGACACCCTGGCTTCGGCGGATGAGAAGGCGGAGATTCTCCTCCAGGCCGCCCGGGGCGCGCTCCAGGCGGGACGTACCGACGAGGCGCGCACCTGGGTGGTCCGGGCCGAGCGCGCGGTGGAGGAGGGCGCTCCCCTGTGGCGAGCCCGCCTGGAGTCCCTGCGGGTTGCCCTTTTCGACGTGTAG
- a CDS encoding serine/threonine-protein kinase, whose protein sequence is MASGDEEALYGEELGVGALVSDWLVEQVHYRGPVSTLYRARHVRTGALAALKVLLPQPSDVALRRFRREAETLQRLRHPHIVDVLGYGTLADGRPFIAMEWLEGRDLAAELASRGPLSPGEALEVLEQVGGALRTAHQAGVVHRDLKAQNVVRLSTGSGAPRVKLVDFGVAKGLTPDAPGASTLTLTGVSLGTPLSMAPEQIRGEPPDARTDLYAMGVLLFQLVTGQPPFQGATRHEVEDLHLNAPPPRPSERAPVPAALDAVVLRSMGKRREDRYPDIDAWLDALRRAVKGSPTEDQPTLAVALYAEARLHGAVEPSSLERLDALLERVGGTARAAGLDVRLEGSGCLLAFAPLPPEAGAEQAARARVLHAALALVEFVAASEAPRPVDLAITVHVAELPREGSGGGLLHLPGWVAEPPGTDLVATARALEGLETAFLVTPVSAAGLGCLRVSRPR, encoded by the coding sequence ATGGCGTCGGGTGACGAAGAGGCCCTCTATGGCGAGGAGCTGGGCGTCGGCGCCCTGGTATCGGACTGGCTGGTGGAGCAGGTCCATTACCGGGGGCCTGTCTCCACGCTCTACCGTGCCCGACATGTCCGCACGGGTGCGCTCGCGGCGCTGAAGGTCCTGCTCCCGCAGCCCTCGGACGTCGCCCTGCGGCGCTTCCGTCGGGAGGCGGAGACGCTCCAGCGGTTGAGACATCCGCACATCGTCGACGTGCTTGGCTACGGCACGCTCGCGGACGGGCGGCCCTTCATCGCGATGGAGTGGTTGGAGGGGAGGGACCTCGCGGCGGAGCTGGCTTCGCGCGGGCCGCTGTCGCCAGGAGAGGCGCTGGAGGTGCTGGAGCAGGTGGGCGGCGCGCTGCGCACCGCGCACCAGGCCGGTGTCGTGCACCGGGACTTGAAGGCGCAGAACGTGGTGCGCTTGAGCACGGGCAGTGGAGCGCCGCGCGTGAAGCTGGTGGACTTCGGCGTGGCGAAGGGGCTGACGCCGGATGCGCCGGGCGCGTCCACGCTCACGCTGACGGGCGTCTCCCTGGGCACGCCGTTGTCCATGGCGCCCGAGCAGATTCGCGGCGAGCCGCCCGACGCCCGCACGGACCTGTACGCGATGGGCGTGCTGCTCTTCCAACTCGTCACCGGGCAGCCGCCCTTCCAGGGGGCCACCCGGCATGAGGTGGAGGACCTGCACCTGAATGCGCCGCCTCCTCGGCCCAGTGAGCGCGCCCCGGTGCCTGCCGCACTGGATGCCGTGGTGCTGCGCAGCATGGGGAAGCGGCGCGAGGACCGATACCCGGACATCGATGCCTGGCTCGACGCGCTCCGGCGCGCGGTGAAGGGCAGTCCCACGGAGGACCAGCCCACGCTCGCCGTGGCGCTGTACGCGGAAGCCCGGCTCCACGGCGCGGTGGAACCTTCGTCCTTGGAGCGGCTGGATGCGTTGCTGGAGCGCGTGGGGGGGACCGCGCGCGCCGCCGGGCTGGACGTGCGGCTGGAGGGGAGCGGTTGCCTGCTGGCCTTCGCGCCGCTGCCGCCGGAAGCAGGGGCGGAGCAGGCCGCGCGAGCGCGAGTGCTGCACGCCGCGCTGGCCCTGGTGGAGTTCGTGGCGGCGAGCGAGGCGCCGCGCCCGGTGGACCTGGCCATCACCGTTCACGTCGCGGAGCTGCCTCGCGAGGGCAGCGGCGGCGGGTTGTTGCACCTGCCGGGCTGGGTCGCGGAGCCACCAGGAACGGACCTGGTGGCGACCGCTCGGGCGCTCGAGGGCCTGGAAACGGCCTTCCTGGTGACACCCGTGTCCGCCGCGGGACTGGGGTGCTTGCGCGTCAGCCGCCCGCGGTGA